In Anabaena sphaerica FACHB-251, a genomic segment contains:
- a CDS encoding family 10 glycosylhydrolase produces MCEEELVKNHEEKVSNKLKFPFNTMGLFCLNFLIFNFWGILPTNAATQKGVLNVIQNQENAQQWTGITKRLQAVGAKYCVIPLANINNVADLGQQRVLLLPNVETLTPGQAIALEEWMNRGGRLIASGPVGTLSTLGVRQALRNMLGGYWGFRLNDVQELQPAKSHAQEWATQKELFGKVLGAVMIPENSKTQIPAVWNSQDQAAAVLTTESSTFLGWRWGTDKDSTAELDTAWLKALVNNYLKLSTTQGISPSTNCPLSSATRTIQPTPIISNTNPTKPGTKPRRVTVSKKPNSPQPGTKPRRVTVSKKPNSPQPGTKPRRVTVSKKPNPNKPGTKPRRVTVQKTTPLPKPIAKVTPQNSQEEIDLLQEAVRLDVIPSSNVPIAHKDAISLQQELEHLIGRVESAHLAALARGANTSNSLSLKRESAKASTETANSSLEETLAQAKEVANNIPVLIAQKNYALARQQWLKTKRNLWQQFPMNQRLAQPEIRSVWLDRGTIVNAGNEAGLAQIFDRLSQAGINTVFFETVNASYTIYPSQVAPQQNPLIKEWDPLAAAVKLAHARGMELHAWVWTFAAGNRRHNQIIGVSPDYPGPVLAANPDWANYDQSGRMIPVGQTKPFLDPANPEVRQYLLKLYEEIVTRYQVDGIQLDYIRYPFQDPFSGRSYGYGKAAREQFKQQTGVDPVNISSHQRDLWQKWTAFRTEQVDSFVAEVSQMLRQKRSTLILSVAVFPLGEYERVQKIQQHWEVWARRGDIDLIVPMTYALDTPRFQRLAQPWISSTKLGSTLLVPGIRLLSLPTVGAFDQLQLLRDLPVSGYALFAAENFNNELDELLSSTQGKVQRSHTEPIPQRQPFRTAAFRFAALQQEWQFVGENNEQLSKSVTTMADFKSQSNNLQNALNQLAVLPSASNLISARGELTRFQTKFKTWMNVAAKENPYRVKVWENRLLTIERLLRYGERRVINKTENR; encoded by the coding sequence ATGTGTGAGGAAGAACTCGTGAAGAATCACGAAGAAAAAGTCAGTAATAAGCTGAAATTCCCATTTAATACAATGGGATTATTCTGTTTAAATTTTTTAATTTTTAATTTTTGGGGGATATTACCTACAAATGCGGCAACTCAAAAAGGGGTGTTAAATGTAATTCAAAACCAAGAAAATGCCCAACAATGGACAGGAATTACTAAACGCTTACAAGCTGTAGGTGCAAAATATTGTGTAATTCCCCTAGCTAATATCAATAATGTGGCAGATTTAGGTCAACAACGGGTGTTGTTGTTGCCCAATGTGGAGACATTAACGCCAGGACAAGCGATCGCTCTAGAGGAATGGATGAACAGGGGAGGGCGTTTAATTGCTAGTGGTCCTGTAGGTACTTTATCCACTTTAGGAGTGCGCCAAGCATTGCGAAATATGCTAGGTGGTTATTGGGGATTTAGGCTTAATGATGTTCAAGAATTGCAACCAGCAAAAAGTCATGCACAGGAATGGGCAACTCAAAAAGAACTCTTTGGTAAAGTGCTAGGTGCGGTGATGATTCCTGAGAATTCTAAAACTCAAATTCCAGCTGTTTGGAATTCCCAAGATCAGGCAGCAGCAGTATTAACAACTGAAAGTTCGACTTTTTTAGGTTGGCGCTGGGGAACAGATAAAGATTCAACAGCAGAGTTAGATACTGCTTGGTTAAAAGCCTTAGTCAATAATTATTTAAAATTATCAACTACACAAGGGATATCTCCTAGCACAAATTGTCCCTTATCCTCAGCAACTAGGACTATACAACCAACCCCTATAATTAGTAATACAAATCCGACTAAACCAGGAACCAAACCCAGACGGGTAACTGTTAGCAAAAAACCCAATTCACCACAACCAGGAACCAAACCCAGACGGGTAACTGTTAGCAAAAAGCCCAATTCACCACAACCAGGAACTAAACCAAGACGGGTAACTGTTAGCAAAAAGCCCAACCCAAACAAACCAGGAACCAAACCAAGACGGGTAACTGTACAGAAGACAACGCCTTTACCCAAACCTATAGCTAAAGTTACGCCCCAAAATTCCCAGGAGGAAATTGATTTACTGCAAGAAGCGGTGCGGTTGGATGTAATACCTAGTTCTAATGTGCCAATTGCTCATAAGGATGCAATATCTCTCCAACAAGAGTTAGAACATTTGATTGGTCGAGTGGAAAGCGCCCATTTAGCAGCTTTAGCTCGTGGTGCTAACACAAGCAACTCTCTATCCTTGAAGAGAGAAAGTGCAAAAGCATCTACCGAGACAGCAAACTCCAGTTTAGAGGAAACTTTAGCCCAAGCCAAGGAAGTTGCCAACAATATCCCTGTGTTAATTGCCCAAAAAAACTATGCTTTGGCACGTCAGCAGTGGTTAAAGACAAAGAGGAATTTATGGCAGCAGTTCCCTATGAATCAAAGGTTAGCTCAACCAGAAATTCGCTCAGTTTGGTTAGATAGAGGAACAATTGTTAATGCAGGGAATGAAGCAGGACTAGCGCAGATTTTTGATCGCTTGAGCCAAGCTGGAATTAACACCGTATTTTTTGAAACTGTTAACGCTAGTTACACTATTTATCCTAGTCAAGTTGCACCGCAACAAAACCCCTTGATTAAAGAGTGGGACCCACTGGCAGCCGCTGTCAAGTTAGCCCATGCAAGGGGAATGGAATTACACGCTTGGGTGTGGACTTTTGCTGCTGGTAATCGTCGTCATAATCAAATTATTGGTGTTAGTCCTGATTATCCAGGCCCTGTACTAGCAGCTAATCCTGATTGGGCAAATTATGATCAAAGTGGGCGAATGATTCCGGTTGGTCAAACTAAGCCTTTTTTAGATCCAGCTAATCCCGAAGTCAGACAATATTTATTAAAGCTGTACGAAGAAATTGTTACCCGCTATCAAGTTGATGGTATACAACTAGACTATATTCGCTATCCTTTTCAAGACCCCTTTTCAGGTAGAAGTTACGGTTATGGTAAAGCAGCAAGGGAGCAATTTAAACAACAAACTGGTGTAGATCCTGTGAATATTAGTTCTCATCAGCGAGATTTATGGCAAAAGTGGACGGCATTCCGCACAGAACAAGTTGATAGTTTTGTGGCTGAAGTTTCACAGATGTTGCGACAAAAGCGATCTACTTTAATTTTGTCGGTGGCTGTGTTTCCGTTGGGAGAATATGAACGAGTGCAAAAGATTCAACAGCATTGGGAAGTTTGGGCAAGACGGGGCGATATAGATTTAATTGTGCCGATGACTTATGCTTTGGATACTCCTCGTTTTCAAAGACTAGCCCAACCTTGGATTAGTTCTACTAAGTTAGGTTCTACTTTATTGGTTCCGGGGATTCGTTTGCTTTCTTTGCCAACGGTGGGAGCATTTGATCAACTACAATTACTGAGGGATTTACCTGTTAGTGGTTATGCCCTCTTTGCCGCAGAGAATTTTAACAATGAGTTAGATGAATTATTGAGTAGCACTCAAGGTAAGGTGCAACGTTCACATACTGAACCTATTCCTCAGCGTCAACCATTTCGGACTGCGGCTTTTCGTTTTGCTGCTCTACAACAAGAATGGCAGTTTGTAGGAGAAAATAATGAACAATTGTCTAAGTCAGTAACTACAATGGCTGATTTTAAAAGTCAGTCCAATAATTTACAAAATGCTCTCAATCAACTGGCGGTTTTACCTTCTGCGAGTAATTTGATTAGTGCCAGAGGAGAACTAACTCGTTTTCAAACCAAATTTAAAACTTGGATGAATGTAGCTGCAAAGGAAAATCCCTATCGAGTTAAAGTATGGGAAAATCGGCTGTTAACAATAGAAAGGTTATTGCGTTACGGTGAGAGAAGAGTAATCAATAAAACAGAGAATAGGTGA
- a CDS encoding PAS domain S-box protein, whose product MQASPHYLVLQSLESIIDYSPLMVAPEITVLDAIALMAKHCKGVLIKSASLVVGYLTQQDIVRLVASGYDLKTTKISEVMHTSVIQLKTQAVNALATVVSLLFQSELQLLPVVDHEDEIVGVITPESICLALARLEEEKNGCQMIENQLLQSQQMLQLIMDTIPHSIFWKDINSRFLGCNRNFAQMVSIENPEEIVGKTDYDLIPNPEEAEFYRAYDAAVMQTNQAEYHAIRAKQQVDGSQICLETNKVPLLNTEGQVVGMLGTMEDITERMQAQEALEKSEERFRFLAESIPQQVWIANADGRLEYVNQRTLNYFGCTPERVLGEQWQEWVHPDDLLASINTWDKSLETGTNHEIEFRLWEKASGTYRWHLTRALPLRDRQGQIVNWFGTNTDIHDRVDAEIALRESEHKYQSIAKVSPVGLFRTDAKGDCLYVNERWCEMTGLTPEAAMGCGWIKAIHHEDREIINAEWYRSARQTRPFQAEYRFQRPDGRIFWVFGQAVTEQIIDGKVITYVGTVTDITDLKEVESALAERVKLADFRAEIDAILTQSETLATMMRGCTDALVKHLGAAFARIWILNKEEQVLELQVSSGIYTHTNGIHSRVAMGRLKIGLIAAERKPHLTNSVQDDPRVNDKEWAKREGMVAFGGYPLIVEGEIIGVIALFSRQPLTESTFTALGIAANEIAIGIKRKQTEVSLQESEERFRNLVEASSDWVWEVDENVVYTYVSPKVREILGYEPQEVLGKTPFELMAPEEAERVRKIFAPIAALRQSFKCLENTNLHQDGHLVVLETNGVPIFDVEGKFCGYRGIDRDITVRKQEAAKLWETQQQLQAILDNFPGLLYLLDTENKYLLVNRHYENIFNLNQDQVLGQSLYDIWPDDVAETFVVNNFEVIAGGIPREFEEVAPHPDGLHTYLSIKFPLKDVNGITYAVCGISTDITDRKRALEELHQSEEYLRLLVEGVKDYAIYMLDPEGRVMSWNSGAECITGYQASEIIGDDFCCFFRQEEIFNNIPKQQLEIAAANGRCECESVFVRKDGSHFWANCILTPLHDETGKLRGFSKVTRDITERKLAEKSLLRLQKAIESTSDAISITDIAGKAIYVNPAFIEVFDYTGIQLNAHGGLSANFRNQELFNSVLKTVQRGQSWRGEVTMKTRSREDVQIDLRTDAIKDATGDIVAVISICTDITQRKLIEEGLRLRDRAIAASSNGIIIADVTSPDSSIIYVNPAFERMTGYSVAEVLGQHFPLAQGVDINQSALEELRTAMETGKDCTVILRNHGKCGSIFWNELSISPVYDVYGCLTHYIGIQNDITERKQAETALLISEQRLKYLLTASPAVIYTSKATEDFGAIFISDNIKGMVSYEAREFIEDSSFWYTHIHPEDAPAVLAKLSQVLEKKQYSLEYRFLHQDGTYRWVYDQGKVVWDEAGNPLELVGYWADITSRKQLEQELRVALEKEKELNELKSRFISMTSHEFRTPLSTILSSSELLEHYRYRWTQEKQLTHLRRIQTAVHRMTEMLDDILVSGKAEAGKLEYRPLLLDLVKYCRQLVEEVRVNLRNKHLISFSSEYESIFCYMDDKLLGHILCNLLSNAIKYSANDSLVKFTLACECELAVFEIQDQGIGIPEEDLPHLFESFHRARNVGNILGTGLGLAIVKKCVDIYQGEITVTSKIGIGTKFTVKIPLKKYPT is encoded by the coding sequence ATGCAAGCCTCACCTCACTATCTTGTGCTACAAAGCTTAGAGTCAATTATTGACTATTCGCCGCTGATGGTTGCACCGGAAATAACTGTTTTAGATGCGATCGCTCTGATGGCGAAGCACTGTAAAGGTGTGTTGATAAAGTCAGCGTCCCTGGTAGTGGGATATTTGACACAACAAGATATAGTGCGATTAGTTGCTTCAGGTTATGACTTGAAAACTACCAAAATTTCTGAAGTGATGCACACTTCTGTGATTCAACTAAAAACACAGGCAGTTAACGCGTTGGCAACTGTAGTATCTCTGTTGTTTCAGTCTGAGTTGCAGTTATTACCAGTTGTCGATCACGAAGATGAAATTGTGGGAGTCATTACGCCTGAAAGTATTTGTCTGGCTCTGGCACGTTTAGAAGAGGAAAAAAATGGTTGCCAGATGATAGAAAATCAGCTTCTGCAATCCCAGCAGATGTTGCAATTAATTATGGATACTATTCCCCATAGTATTTTCTGGAAAGATATCAATTCCCGCTTTTTGGGTTGTAATCGTAACTTTGCCCAAATGGTCAGTATTGAAAATCCAGAAGAAATAGTTGGTAAAACAGACTACGATTTAATTCCCAACCCGGAAGAAGCAGAATTTTATCGTGCTTATGATGCTGCGGTGATGCAGACTAATCAGGCTGAATATCATGCCATTAGAGCTAAACAGCAAGTAGATGGCAGTCAGATTTGCCTAGAAACAAATAAAGTTCCCTTGTTAAATACTGAAGGGCAAGTAGTCGGTATGCTAGGAACAATGGAAGATATTACTGAGAGGATGCAAGCACAGGAAGCTTTAGAAAAAAGTGAGGAACGCTTTCGTTTTCTAGCCGAATCTATTCCCCAACAAGTTTGGATTGCGAATGCCGATGGTCGTCTTGAATATGTTAACCAACGGACTCTTAATTACTTCGGCTGTACTCCAGAGCGAGTTTTGGGAGAGCAATGGCAGGAATGGGTGCATCCTGATGATTTATTAGCAAGTATTAATACTTGGGATAAATCTTTGGAAACAGGTACAAATCACGAAATAGAATTTCGTTTGTGGGAAAAAGCTTCAGGAACTTATCGCTGGCATTTGACACGTGCTTTACCATTGCGCGATCGCCAAGGACAAATTGTGAATTGGTTTGGAACCAATACAGATATTCATGATCGCGTGGACGCAGAAATTGCCCTGCGAGAAAGTGAACACAAATATCAAAGCATAGCCAAAGTTTCACCGGTTGGTCTTTTTCGTACTGATGCAAAGGGAGATTGCCTTTACGTCAACGAACGCTGGTGCGAAATGACGGGACTAACACCAGAAGCTGCAATGGGATGTGGCTGGATAAAAGCTATTCATCATGAAGATAGAGAAATAATTAATGCGGAGTGGTATCGTTCTGCCAGACAAACCCGTCCTTTCCAGGCTGAATATCGGTTTCAACGTCCTGATGGGAGAATTTTTTGGGTGTTTGGTCAAGCTGTAACCGAGCAAATAATAGATGGAAAAGTTATTACTTATGTTGGCACTGTCACCGATATTACTGATTTAAAAGAAGTAGAGTCAGCACTGGCAGAACGGGTGAAATTAGCAGATTTTCGCGCTGAAATTGATGCTATCCTCACTCAGTCAGAAACTTTAGCAACCATGATGCGTGGCTGTACCGATGCTTTAGTTAAACATCTTGGTGCTGCCTTTGCCCGCATCTGGATTCTCAACAAAGAAGAACAAGTTCTAGAATTACAGGTTAGTTCTGGCATCTACACCCACACTAATGGAATTCATAGTCGTGTGGCTATGGGTAGGTTAAAAATAGGTTTAATTGCGGCAGAGCGTAAACCCCATCTTACCAACTCTGTGCAGGATGATCCGCGTGTTAATGACAAAGAATGGGCTAAACGAGAGGGAATGGTGGCCTTTGGTGGTTATCCCTTAATTGTGGAAGGGGAAATCATTGGTGTTATTGCTTTATTTTCCCGGCAACCATTGACAGAATCAACTTTTACAGCCCTGGGTATTGCTGCTAACGAAATTGCGATTGGGATTAAGCGTAAACAAACTGAAGTCTCACTGCAAGAAAGCGAAGAACGTTTCCGCAACTTAGTTGAAGCTAGTAGTGATTGGGTATGGGAAGTTGATGAAAATGTGGTGTATACCTATGTTAGTCCTAAAGTACGGGAAATTTTAGGTTATGAACCCCAAGAAGTTTTGGGTAAAACACCCTTTGAACTAATGGCACCTGAAGAAGCAGAGCGTGTTCGCAAGATTTTTGCGCCGATTGCTGCTTTAAGGCAATCCTTTAAATGTCTAGAAAATACGAATCTTCATCAAGACGGTCATCTAGTGGTTCTGGAAACTAACGGAGTACCCATTTTTGATGTTGAGGGTAAATTTTGTGGGTATCGTGGCATTGATCGAGATATCACTGTTCGTAAACAGGAAGCGGCAAAATTATGGGAAACCCAGCAGCAGCTACAGGCAATTTTGGATAATTTCCCAGGACTTTTGTACTTACTTGATACTGAAAATAAATACCTGCTAGTTAACCGCCACTATGAAAATATATTTAATCTTAATCAAGATCAGGTATTAGGTCAAAGTTTGTATGATATCTGGCCTGATGATGTTGCTGAAACATTTGTCGTCAACAATTTTGAGGTGATTGCAGGTGGTATTCCTAGAGAATTTGAAGAAGTTGCTCCTCACCCAGATGGCTTGCACACATACTTATCTATTAAGTTTCCTTTAAAAGATGTAAATGGTATTACTTATGCTGTCTGTGGAATTTCCACTGATATTACAGATCGTAAACGCGCTCTTGAAGAACTGCATCAAAGTGAAGAATATTTACGTTTGTTAGTAGAAGGTGTAAAAGACTATGCAATTTATATGCTTGACCCTGAAGGCAGGGTGATGAGTTGGAACTCTGGGGCAGAATGTATTACTGGATATCAGGCATCAGAAATTATTGGAGATGATTTCTGTTGCTTTTTCCGACAGGAAGAAATTTTCAACAATATTCCCAAACAACAACTAGAAATAGCAGCAGCTAATGGTCGATGTGAATGTGAGAGTGTTTTTGTTCGCAAAGATGGTTCCCACTTTTGGGCAAATTGTATTTTGACACCATTGCATGATGAAACTGGCAAGTTACGTGGTTTTTCTAAAGTCACTCGCGATATCACAGAACGTAAATTAGCAGAAAAGTCTTTGTTAAGGTTGCAAAAAGCAATAGAAAGCACAAGTGATGCTATTAGTATTACAGATATTGCAGGTAAGGCTATATATGTTAATCCTGCTTTTATAGAAGTATTTGATTATACGGGAATTCAATTAAATGCCCATGGCGGTCTTTCAGCTAATTTTCGGAATCAGGAGTTATTTAACAGCGTCTTGAAGACGGTTCAGAGAGGTCAGTCTTGGCGTGGTGAAGTGACTATGAAAACTCGGAGTAGGGAGGATGTACAAATCGATTTACGTACAGATGCTATTAAAGATGCTACAGGAGATATCGTGGCAGTTATTAGTATTTGTACAGATATAACCCAGCGTAAGTTAATTGAGGAAGGGTTACGACTGCGTGATCGGGCGATCGCTGCTAGTAGTAACGGCATCATTATTGCTGATGTTACCAGCCCAGATAGTTCAATTATATACGTCAATCCTGCTTTCGAGCGGATGACTGGTTACTCGGTTGCCGAAGTTCTAGGGCAGCATTTTCCTTTAGCCCAAGGTGTCGATATCAATCAATCAGCCTTAGAAGAACTGAGAACTGCGATGGAAACTGGCAAAGACTGCACAGTTATTTTACGTAACCATGGTAAATGCGGTTCCATTTTTTGGAATGAGCTAAGTATATCTCCTGTGTATGATGTATATGGTTGTCTTACACATTACATCGGTATTCAAAATGATATTACTGAACGCAAGCAAGCAGAAACAGCATTACTGATTAGCGAACAACGCTTGAAATACTTACTCACTGCCAGTCCAGCTGTGATCTATACCAGCAAAGCTACAGAAGATTTTGGTGCTATTTTTATCAGTGATAATATCAAAGGTATGGTAAGCTATGAAGCGCGGGAATTTATTGAAGATTCCAGTTTTTGGTATACTCATATCCACCCGGAAGATGCACCAGCGGTACTGGCAAAACTCTCACAGGTTTTAGAGAAAAAGCAGTATAGTTTAGAATATCGCTTTTTACACCAAGACGGGACTTATCGCTGGGTATATGATCAAGGTAAGGTAGTGTGGGATGAAGCTGGCAACCCTTTAGAACTTGTTGGCTACTGGGCAGATATTACCAGTCGCAAGCAATTAGAGCAAGAACTGAGAGTAGCACTAGAGAAAGAGAAAGAACTCAACGAGCTTAAATCCCGCTTTATATCCATGACTTCCCACGAATTCCGCACCCCTTTGAGTACCATTCTGTCTTCCTCGGAGTTGCTGGAACACTATCGTTACAGATGGACACAGGAGAAGCAATTGACTCATCTGCGTCGGATTCAAACCGCTGTCCACAGAATGACAGAAATGTTAGATGATATCTTGGTGAGTGGTAAGGCAGAAGCTGGAAAACTTGAATATAGACCCTTATTGTTGGATTTGGTCAAATATTGCCGCCAATTAGTAGAAGAAGTAAGGGTAAATTTGAGAAATAAGCATTTAATCTCCTTTAGCAGTGAATATGAATCCATCTTCTGCTACATGGATGACAAATTATTGGGACATATTCTCTGTAACTTGCTCTCAAATGCAATCAAGTATTCTGCTAATGATAGCTTAGTCAAATTTACACTTGCTTGTGAATGTGAACTAGCAGTATTTGAAATTCAAGATCAGGGAATCGGAATTCCAGAAGAAGACCTACCTCATTTATTTGAATCTTTCCATCGTGCTAGAAATGTCGGTAATATTTTAGGTACTGGATTAGGACTAGCAATTGTAAAAAAGTGTGTAGATATTTACCAAGGTGAAATTACTGTGACTAGCAAAATAGGAATTGGTACGAAATTTACTGTTAAAATACCCTTAAAAAAATATCCAACATGA
- a CDS encoding EAL domain-containing response regulator, whose translation MAKILVIEDEESVRENLLDLLAAEEFETVAAANGKIGLNLAFSEVPDLILCDMMMPEIDGFGVLKALRQQPLTATIPFIFLTAKSAKSDIRQGMDMGADDYLTKPFTRSELLSAIMNKLEKYANLKKYLSIQTAVNKLTPRMQLLDKQLHKAILNDDFKGFEIHYQPIIDINTGKITGAESLLRWHSYELGPISPAEFIPLAESNGLIFNIDNWVLKNVCQQIRIWRDAGIKSLTFAVNLSAIEFNQPDLSSKIINLIEINNLDPSFLEIEVTESMIMQNIHCAISIMNQLRLLGVKIAIDDFGTGQSSLNYLRVFPVNTIKIDRSFVENVYKDYPKSIITKSLIKMAQDLNLKIIAEGVETAAELSFLRENKCDAIQGFLFSRALPTLEFEQLFFSNKTLSI comes from the coding sequence ATGGCCAAAATCTTAGTAATAGAAGATGAAGAATCCGTTCGGGAAAACCTTTTAGATTTATTGGCGGCTGAGGAGTTTGAAACAGTTGCGGCTGCCAATGGAAAAATCGGCTTGAATTTAGCTTTTTCGGAAGTGCCAGATTTAATTTTATGCGACATGATGATGCCCGAAATTGATGGTTTTGGAGTATTAAAAGCATTACGCCAACAGCCATTAACTGCGACAATTCCTTTTATTTTTTTGACCGCTAAATCGGCAAAATCTGATATTCGTCAAGGTATGGATATGGGAGCAGATGATTATTTAACTAAGCCTTTCACTCGTTCTGAGTTATTAAGTGCTATCATGAATAAATTGGAAAAATATGCAAATTTAAAAAAATATTTATCTATTCAGACTGCGGTTAATAAATTAACACCCAGAATGCAGTTATTAGATAAACAATTACACAAGGCTATTCTAAATGATGATTTTAAAGGGTTTGAAATTCACTATCAACCAATTATTGATATCAATACTGGCAAAATAACAGGGGCTGAGAGTTTATTACGTTGGCACAGTTATGAGTTAGGGCCTATTTCCCCCGCAGAATTTATTCCTTTAGCGGAGTCAAATGGTTTAATTTTTAACATTGATAACTGGGTATTAAAAAATGTCTGTCAACAAATTAGAATTTGGCGCGATGCCGGGATTAAGTCTTTGACTTTCGCTGTCAATTTATCAGCTATTGAATTTAACCAACCAGATTTAAGTTCTAAAATTATTAACTTGATAGAAATTAATAATTTAGATCCAAGTTTTCTAGAGATTGAAGTTACTGAAAGCATGATTATGCAGAATATACATTGTGCCATCTCCATTATGAATCAATTACGTTTGCTCGGTGTTAAAATCGCGATTGATGATTTTGGTACAGGACAATCTTCTTTAAACTATCTCCGAGTTTTTCCCGTTAATACCATTAAAATTGATCGTTCTTTTGTGGAAAACGTTTATAAAGATTACCCTAAATCCATCATTACTAAATCACTGATTAAAATGGCTCAAGACCTAAATCTCAAGATAATTGCTGAAGGTGTGGAAACGGCGGCAGAACTATCATTTTTACGCGAAAATAAATGTGATGCTATCCAAGGTTTTCTATTCAGTCGTGCATTGCCAACACTAGAATTTGAACAACTTTTCTTTTCTAATAAAACTTTATCTATCTAG
- a CDS encoding phosphomannose isomerase type II C-terminal cupin domain codes for MNQNQLQSNFEQSSCHSGERYWGNVEVIEEGKNYRISRVEIKPRHGIKPQIHYHRHEHWVVVSGVAKVTCGDEEIFLNRNQSTYVPAASLHKVENPGSIPLVILEIQNGEYLGEDDTERPFELTAVE; via the coding sequence ATGAATCAGAATCAGCTTCAGTCCAATTTTGAGCAATCTTCTTGCCATTCCGGGGAACGTTACTGGGGTAATGTGGAAGTAATAGAAGAAGGTAAAAATTATAGAATTAGTCGGGTGGAAATTAAACCTAGACACGGGATTAAACCACAAATCCATTATCATCGACATGAACATTGGGTTGTGGTTTCTGGTGTAGCCAAGGTAACTTGTGGTGATGAGGAGATATTTCTGAATCGTAACCAGTCAACTTATGTACCAGCAGCAAGCCTACATAAAGTAGAAAACCCTGGTTCTATTCCTTTGGTGATTCTGGAAATTCAAAATGGTGAGTATTTGGGTGAAGATGATACAGAGCGTCCTTTTGAATTAACTGCTGTTGAATGA
- the ung gene encoding uracil-DNA glycosylase, with translation MKNLQLPIFWQTVLAEELEKPYVSKLQDFLDQERLSYNIYPPEEDVFSAFELTSYEQVNVLLLGQDPYHDEKQAHGLCFSVRPGIKPPPSLRNIFKELKADVGFDIPNHGYLVDWAKQGMLMLNAVLTVRAHTPNSHKNKGWEIFTDAVINKVNQKSDPVVFVLWGGYAQKKLKLIDTTRHIVIQSAHPSPLSAHNGFFGSKPFSAINAALRSCGKPEINWGLGTGDWGLGIGTPDSC, from the coding sequence ATGAAAAATTTGCAACTTCCTATTTTTTGGCAAACTGTCCTAGCTGAAGAATTGGAAAAACCTTATGTGAGTAAACTCCAAGATTTCTTAGATCAGGAGAGACTATCATATAATATTTATCCACCTGAAGAAGATGTTTTTTCTGCCTTTGAATTAACATCTTATGAGCAGGTGAATGTTTTGTTACTGGGACAAGATCCCTACCACGATGAAAAGCAAGCACATGGATTATGCTTTTCTGTCAGACCAGGGATTAAACCACCTCCATCACTGAGGAATATTTTCAAAGAACTAAAAGCGGATGTGGGTTTTGATATTCCCAATCATGGTTACTTGGTTGACTGGGCTAAACAGGGTATGCTGATGTTAAATGCGGTGTTGACTGTGAGAGCGCATACACCAAATTCGCATAAGAATAAAGGTTGGGAAATTTTCACGGATGCGGTGATTAATAAAGTTAACCAGAAATCTGATCCGGTGGTGTTTGTGCTGTGGGGTGGATATGCACAAAAGAAGTTGAAGTTGATTGATACAACTCGACATATTGTTATACAGTCGGCTCATCCTTCACCGCTGTCTGCACATAATGGTTTTTTTGGCAGTAAGCCTTTTTCGGCTATTAATGCCGCTTTACGCTCTTGTGGTAAACCAGAGATTAATTGGGGACTGGGGACTGGGGACTGGGGACTGGGGATTGGGACTCCTGACTCCTGTTAA